Proteins encoded within one genomic window of Natator depressus isolate rNatDep1 chromosome 1, rNatDep2.hap1, whole genome shotgun sequence:
- the HMOX1 gene encoding heme oxygenase 1, translated as MQKGCLIPKLPRALKEERTKGDRREEDNRRVKKRRKKREMEGSKTHSSESMPGDLSEALKEATKEVHEQAESTEFMKNFQRGQVSLQEFKMVMASLYYIYSALEEEIERNKDHPAYIPVYFPAELHRKTALQEDLEYFYGPLWREEISCPESTQKYVNRLHYVGQHEPELLVAHAYTRYLGDLSGGQVLKKIAQKALHLPSTGEGLEFFTFEGVSNATKFKQLYRSRMNSIEMDPATKKRVLEEAKRAFLLNIQVFEELQKFVSQCHENSHPAQQKPELRTRGTSEAHEQGPAPVKEGEKTSMKHTDMLPSTPLARWILVLSFLVTTVAVGLFAM; from the exons ATGCAGAAGGGCTGCTTAATTCCAAAGCTTCCCAGAGCCCTGAAAGAAGAGAGGACAAAGGGGGACAGGAGAGAAGAAGACAACAGAAGAGTGAAAAAGcgaaggaagaaaagagaaatggAAGGTTCCAAGACACACAGCTCTGAAAG CATGCCTGGAGACCTATCAGAAGCCCTGAAGGAAGCCACCAAAGAGGTGCATGAGCAGGCAGAGAGCACAGAGTTCATGAAGAATTTCCAGAGGGGGCAGGTGTCACTCCAGGAGTTTAAG ATGGTTATGGCTTCTCTGTACTACATCTACTCTGCTCTGGAGGAGGAGATTGAGCGTAACAAGGATCACCCAGCCTATATCCCCGTTTACTTCCCAGCTGAACTGCACCGTAAGACTGCCCTGCAGGAAGACTTGGAGTATTTCTACGGCCCACTGTGGAGGGAAGAGATCTCGTGTCCCGAGTCCACTCAGAAATATGTGAATAGGCTCCACTATGTGGGCCAGCATGAACCAGAGCTCCTGGTGGCCCATGCCTACACTCGGTACTTGGGAGACCTATCTGGTGGGCAGGTGTTAAAGAAGATTGCCCAGAAAGCTCTCCACCTACCCAGTACTGGAGAAGGACTGGAGTTCTTCACCTTTGAAGGGGTGTCCAATGCTACAAAGTTCAAGCAGCTGTACCGCTCCCGGATGAACTCCATCGAGATGGACCCAGCCACCAAGAAGAGAGTCTTGGAGGAAGCCAAGAGGGCATTCTTGCTGAATATACAG GTGTTTGAGGAACTGCAGAAATTCGTGTCCCAGTGCCATGAGAACAGTCACCCTGCACAACAGAAGCCAGAGCTTCGCACAAGAGGCACCAGTGAAGCACATGAGCAAG GACCAGCTCCTGTGAAAGAAGGTGAAAAGACATCGATGAAGCACACAGACATGCTGCCTAGCACTCCACTGGCACGGTGGATTCTTGTCCTCAGCTTCCTAGTGACAACGGTTGCTGTGGGCTTGTTTGCCATGTGA